A genome region from Rickettsiales endosymbiont of Stachyamoeba lipophora includes the following:
- the fsa gene encoding fructose-6-phosphate aldolase, with amino-acid sequence MKLFLDSANIKEIENLLSSGMVDGITTNPSLIAATGNNALDVINNICQLVKGPVSAEVIATNYEDMVKEGLVLSNIASNIVIKLPLTYDGLKACKYFSMRNIHVNVTLCFTVTQALLAAKAGATFISPFVGRLEDNNLNGMELIRQIKTMYNNYEFKTSILVASVRNVQHVTESAVIGADVATISPQLMRDLYYHPLTDKGLEKFLKDWQEAGQKII; translated from the coding sequence ATGAAGCTATTTTTAGACTCGGCAAATATAAAAGAAATCGAAAACCTTCTCTCAAGCGGGATGGTTGATGGAATCACTACAAACCCATCTTTAATTGCAGCTACCGGCAATAATGCACTAGATGTTATTAATAACATCTGCCAGCTGGTTAAAGGCCCGGTTAGCGCTGAAGTGATAGCAACTAATTATGAAGATATGGTTAAAGAAGGGCTAGTGCTTAGCAACATAGCAAGCAACATAGTAATTAAGCTACCATTAACTTATGATGGGCTGAAAGCTTGTAAATATTTTTCGATGCGCAATATTCATGTAAATGTCACCTTATGCTTTACAGTCACGCAAGCTTTACTGGCAGCCAAAGCAGGTGCCACCTTTATCTCTCCGTTTGTAGGAAGGCTTGAAGATAACAATCTTAATGGCATGGAACTAATTAGGCAAATTAAAACCATGTATAACAACTATGAATTTAAAACTTCAATTTTAGTTGCTTCCGTAAGAAATGTACAGCATGTTACTGAATCAGCAGTGATTGGAGCTGATGTAGCAACTATTTCTCCTCAATTAATGCGTGATTTATATTATCATCCATTAACTGATAAAGGGCTTGAAAAATTCCTTAAAGATTGGCAGGAAGCTGGGCAAAAAATTATTTAA
- a CDS encoding citrate synthase encodes MSKEEQKASINISGYESLELSIKTGNEGPSGIDITNLYNHAKVLTYDPGFMSTASCESKITYIDGEEGILRHRGYPIEQLAEKSNFMEVCYLLLNGELPKPNELENFTAHIKHHQMVHEQLHFLFRGFPRRSHPMAVMVGAVGSLSAFYHDSLDIHDEEQRQTAAYRMIAKVSTLAAMAYKYTIGQPFIYPRNDLDYTSNFLRMMFAVPTEEYVANPIISQAMDKIFILHADHEQNASTSTVRLAGSSGANPFACLAAGIASLWGPAHGGANEAVINMLNEIQTPDRIPLFIEKAKDKNSGFRLMGFGHRVYKNYDPRASVMRKTCHEVLTALNRKNDPMLEIAIELERIALHDEYFIERKLYPNVDFYSGIIYRALKIPPQMFTVLFAIARTAGWVAQWKEMIEDPHQKIGRPRQIYTGYTKRDYVETEER; translated from the coding sequence ATGAGTAAGGAAGAACAAAAGGCATCAATTAATATCAGTGGATACGAAAGTTTAGAATTATCAATCAAAACAGGCAACGAGGGCCCATCTGGAATTGATATTACCAATCTTTATAATCATGCAAAAGTTTTGACCTACGATCCAGGATTTATGTCTACTGCTTCGTGTGAATCTAAAATCACTTATATTGATGGCGAAGAAGGAATTTTAAGGCATAGAGGTTATCCTATTGAGCAATTAGCTGAAAAAAGTAATTTTATGGAAGTATGCTATTTATTACTTAACGGAGAATTGCCTAAACCTAATGAGTTGGAAAATTTTACAGCCCATATTAAACATCATCAAATGGTGCATGAGCAACTCCATTTTTTATTTAGAGGCTTCCCAAGACGTTCTCATCCAATGGCTGTAATGGTTGGTGCAGTTGGCTCACTCTCAGCGTTTTATCATGATAGCTTAGATATTCATGATGAAGAACAACGACAAACAGCAGCTTATAGAATGATTGCCAAAGTGTCCACTTTAGCGGCCATGGCTTATAAATATACCATCGGCCAACCTTTTATTTATCCGCGTAATGATTTAGATTATACAAGCAACTTTTTAAGGATGATGTTTGCCGTTCCAACCGAAGAATATGTAGCTAATCCTATAATTTCACAGGCTATGGATAAAATTTTTATTTTACATGCTGATCATGAGCAAAATGCATCCACCTCAACAGTAAGACTTGCCGGATCATCAGGGGCCAACCCTTTTGCCTGCCTTGCTGCAGGGATTGCTTCCTTGTGGGGACCAGCCCATGGTGGTGCTAATGAAGCAGTAATTAATATGCTAAATGAAATTCAAACTCCTGATCGCATTCCTTTATTTATAGAAAAAGCTAAAGATAAAAATTCAGGATTTAGATTAATGGGATTTGGGCATAGAGTATACAAAAACTACGATCCACGCGCCTCAGTAATGAGAAAAACCTGCCATGAAGTACTTACTGCTCTTAACCGTAAGAATGACCCTATGCTTGAAATTGCTATAGAATTAGAACGTATAGCTCTTCACGATGAATATTTTATTGAAAGAAAGCTTTACCCTAACGTTGATTTCTATTCCGGTATAATTTATCGAGCTCTTAAAATTCCTCCACAAATGTTTACTGTGTTATTTGCTATAGCTCGCACTGCTGGTTGGGTAGCTCAATGGAAAGAAATGATTGAAGACCCTCATCAAAAAATTGGTCGCCCTCGTCAGATTTATACAGGTTATACCAAACGTGACTATGTAGAAACAGAGGAAAGATAA
- a CDS encoding uracil-DNA glycosylase yields MSKTKEQILNWYQEVGGDELIGHTKQSLIEQSSATSDKILSNIKTDKKALKPLNSGVLNNQNEQSSSRVIADNCNDIHTLFEQIKNFEGCELKLTATNTVVGQGITDSEILMIGEAPGAQEDLEGRPFCGDSGKLLNMMLERIGLSRDKNFFITNTVFWRPPGNRRPTNEELELCRPFLEKIIALMKPKLIIMVGSVSTFNLTGLNLNMNQLRSQTIEYTNSYLEQKIKCFTIFHPAFLLRQPSQKKSTWFDLLKIKQYILNNHIKL; encoded by the coding sequence ATGAGTAAAACGAAAGAACAAATATTAAACTGGTATCAAGAAGTCGGGGGTGATGAATTAATCGGTCACACCAAACAAAGCCTGATTGAACAAAGCAGTGCTACTTCTGATAAGATATTATCTAACATTAAAACAGATAAAAAAGCTTTAAAACCGCTTAATTCAGGTGTGTTAAACAATCAAAACGAGCAAAGCTCTAGTAGAGTAATTGCCGATAATTGTAATGATATACATACACTTTTTGAGCAGATTAAAAATTTTGAAGGATGCGAATTAAAACTTACTGCCACCAACACTGTAGTAGGGCAAGGTATAACCGATTCGGAAATCCTAATGATTGGTGAAGCTCCAGGAGCGCAGGAAGATTTAGAAGGAAGGCCATTTTGTGGAGATAGCGGCAAGCTATTAAACATGATGTTAGAAAGAATTGGACTATCACGAGATAAGAATTTTTTTATTACCAATACAGTTTTTTGGCGTCCACCAGGTAATAGAAGACCTACTAATGAGGAATTGGAACTATGTAGACCTTTTTTAGAAAAAATTATTGCACTTATGAAACCTAAGTTAATAATAATGGTAGGAAGTGTCTCCACCTTTAATCTAACTGGGCTTAATCTCAATATGAACCAACTTAGAAGTCAAACTATTGAGTATACTAATAGCTATTTAGAACAAAAGATTAAATGCTTTACCATCTTTCACCCTGCTTTTCTGCTAAGACAACCATCCCAAAAGAAAAGTACCTGGTTTGATTTATTAAAAATCAAGCAATATATTTTAAATAATCATATTAAACTTTAG
- a CDS encoding tyrosine recombinase XerC, which translates to MINNQLLSDIINKWSQYLKNLRNFSEHSLLAYQNDLMHFLSFLNNYHGEEVSLTSLDQLQIRDLRSWISSRHNNDYDDNSNARAISVIKNFYKFLIKNNYITNQTIFSFKIKKRRNLLPKSLTEYEAQEALNLVNEIEENPWIASRDLALITLIYACGLRISEALNLTLNMIDFSNKYLRITGKGHKTRIIPIIELALQRIVSYQQNCPYSINSNTPLFYGLKGKKLLAPIVNKRIRELRAILNLGDNITAHSFRHSFATHLLNNGADLRSIQELLGHESLSTTQIYTKLDQTTLIKSYNLVHPFATESLTNK; encoded by the coding sequence ATGATTAACAATCAGCTTTTAAGCGATATCATTAATAAATGGTCTCAATACTTAAAAAATCTTAGAAATTTCTCAGAGCATTCTTTGCTTGCCTATCAAAATGATCTCATGCATTTCTTAAGCTTTCTAAATAATTACCATGGCGAAGAAGTAAGCTTAACCTCATTAGATCAACTTCAAATCAGAGATTTAAGAAGCTGGATTAGCAGCAGACATAACAATGATTATGATGACAACTCTAATGCCAGAGCAATCTCAGTAATTAAAAATTTTTATAAATTTTTAATTAAAAATAATTATATTACCAATCAAACAATATTTTCTTTTAAAATAAAAAAACGTCGCAACTTACTTCCCAAGTCATTAACAGAATATGAAGCCCAAGAGGCTCTAAATTTAGTTAACGAAATTGAGGAAAATCCATGGATAGCTTCAAGAGATTTAGCGCTGATTACTTTAATATACGCTTGCGGGTTACGTATTAGCGAGGCTTTAAATTTAACATTAAACATGATTGATTTTAGTAATAAATATCTAAGAATCACTGGTAAAGGCCACAAAACTAGAATTATTCCAATAATTGAACTAGCTTTACAAAGAATTGTTAGTTACCAACAAAACTGCCCCTACTCTATTAATTCTAATACTCCGCTCTTTTATGGTTTAAAAGGAAAAAAGCTGCTTGCACCCATAGTAAATAAGAGAATTCGAGAATTAAGGGCTATTTTAAATTTAGGTGACAACATTACCGCCCACAGCTTTAGGCATAGTTTTGCTACACATCTACTTAACAATGGTGCTGATTTAAGATCCATTCAGGAGTTACTGGGGCATGAAAGCCTCTCAACCACCCAAATTTATACAAAATT